A section of the Malania oleifera isolate guangnan ecotype guangnan chromosome 2, ASM2987363v1, whole genome shotgun sequence genome encodes:
- the LOC131148675 gene encoding nuclear transport factor 2B-like produces the protein MDPDAVAKAFVEHYYTTVDANRANLADLYQEASMLTFEGQKVQGSTDIVAKLTSLPFQQCQHSITTVDCQPSGPAGGMLVFVSGNLQLAGDEHALKFSQMFHLMPTPQGGFYVLNDIFRLNYE, from the coding sequence ATGGATCCAGACGCAGTAGCGAAGGCGTTCGTGGAGCACTACTACACGACCGTCGACGCGAACCGAGCGAACCTGGCCGACCTATATCAGGAAGCGTCGATGCTGACCTTCGAGGGCCAGAAGGTCCAGGGCTCTACCGACATCGTTGCCAAGCTCACCTCCCTCCCCTTCCAGCAGTGCCAGCACAGCATAACCACCGTCGATTGCCAGCCCTCCGGCCCCGCCGGCGGCATGCTTGTCTTTGTCAGTGGCAACCTCCAGCTCGCCGGCGACGAACACGCCCTCAAGTTCAGTCAGATGTTCCATTTGATGCCAACCCCGCAGGGCGGCTTTTATGTGTTGAATGACATATTCCGGTTGAACTATGAATGA